One genomic segment of Gossypium arboreum isolate Shixiya-1 chromosome 3, ASM2569848v2, whole genome shotgun sequence includes these proteins:
- the LOC108465061 gene encoding phloretin 4'-O-glucosyltransferase-like, translating to MSQPHFLLVTFPAQGHINPTLQFAKHLIRIGVRVTFITCISARRRMTKVPTAQGLTFLSFSDGYDDGFQPGVHIDHYLSELRRRGKEAISEFITSSENEGKPVTCIVYTLFIHWATEVARKHHIPTALLWIQPATVFDIYYFYFNGYESTIKAHADETNPKRSIKLPVLPLLATRDLPSFVTASNVYRWALSLFQEQMDVLADESNPKILVNTFDALEHEALNAIENFNMVGIGPLIPSSFLSSNDSLDNSLRTDLFESDSKDYLQWLDSKPKSAVVYVSFGSIAVLTKQQVEEIARALISSRRPFLWVVRNRKDGDYKEKEEDKLTCREELEQFGMVVPWCSQVEVLSHPSLGCFVTHCGWNSTLESMVTGVPVVAFPQWTDQGTNAKLIEDVWGNGVRVSANEEGIVERDEIFRCLDLVMGDDEKRMEVKKNVEKWKGLAREASMEGGYMDKNLKAFVDDVA from the coding sequence ATGTCACAGCCTCATTTCCTCCTAGTGACCTTCCCTGCACAAGGCCACATAAACCCAACCTTACAATTTGCCAAGCATCTTATACGTATTGGAGTACGTGTAACTTTCATCACCTGCATCTCCGCTCGCCGCCGCATGACCAAAGTCCCCACTGCTCAAGGCCTAACGTTTTTATCCTTTTCCGATGGCTACGACGACGGTTTTCAACCCGGAGTTCACATAGACCATTACCTATCTGAATTGAGGCGACGAGGCAAAGAAGCCATCTCCGAGTTTATAACAAGCAGTGAAAACGAAGGCAAACCCGTCACTTGCATTGTCTACACCCTGTTCATCCATTGGGCCACGGAGGTGGCGCGTAAACATCACATCCCGACAGCTTTACTTTGGATTCAACCAGCCACCGTTTTTGACATCTATTATTTTTACTTCAACGGATACGAATCCACCATTAAAGCTCATGCTGATGAAACAAACCCCAAGCGTTCAATAAAATTACCAGTTCTGCCGCTACTCGCCACCCGCGACCTTCCGTCGTTCGTCACCGCTTCAAACGTTTACCGTTGGGCACTGTCGTTGTTCCAAGAACAAATGGACGTCCTCGCCGATGAATCCAACCCTAAAATCCTTGTTAACACATTCGATGCTTTGGAACACGAAGCATTAAACGCCAttgaaaatttcaacatggtcggCATCGGACCTTTAATCCCATCTTCTTTCTTGAGCTCAAATGACTCCTTGGATAATTCCTTGAGAACAGATCTTTTTGAATCCGATTCAAAAGATTACCTCCAATGGTTAGACTCCAAACCAAAATCGGCAGTCGTTTACGTTTCCTTCGGGAGCATTGCAGTGTTAACGAAGCAACAAGTGGAGGAAATAGCTCGAGCTTTAATATCCAGCCGGCGACCCTTTTTATGGGTGGTGAGGAACCGGAAAGATGGAGACTacaaagagaaagaagaagatAAACTGACTTGCAGGGAAGAATTGGAACAGTTTGGGATGGTGGTTCCATGGTGTTCGCAAGTGGAAGTATTGTCTCATCCGTCGTTGGGTTGCTTCGTGACGCATTGTGGGTGGAACTCGACGttggagagcatggtgaccgGTGTACCGGTGGTGGCTTTCCCTCAATGGACGGATCAAGGGACTAATGCGAAGCTGATTGAAGATGTGTGGGGGAATGGGGTGAGAGTGAGTGCTAATGAAGAAGGGATCGTGGAACGTGATGAGATCTTTAGGTGCTTGGATTTGGTGATGGGGGATGATGAGAAACGGATGGAAGTGAAAAAAAATGTAGAGAAATGGAAAGGGTTAGCCAGGGAAGCCTCCATGGAAGGCGGCTACATGGATAAGAACCTTAAAGCTTTTGTTGATGATGTTGCTTAA